In Deinococcus ficus, a single genomic region encodes these proteins:
- a CDS encoding ABC transporter ATP-binding protein: protein MVALMGPSGSGKTTLMQIIGLLDRPTAGSYVLGGRDVTTLTENERAEARNTEIGFVFQAFHLLPRLNLLENVEVPLTYAGVPPRERRERAMQVLSRVGLESKARSLPSQISGGQKQRVAVARALAGSPRLLLADEPTGNLDTRTSEEVMALFSELHAEGTTVVIVTHEDDIGAYAERVIRVRDGLIERDLRQSPRLRRRS, encoded by the coding sequence ATGGTCGCGCTGATGGGCCCCTCGGGCAGTGGCAAGACGACCCTCATGCAGATCATCGGGCTGCTCGACCGGCCCACCGCGGGCAGTTACGTCCTCGGCGGGCGCGACGTCACCACCCTCACCGAGAACGAGCGGGCCGAGGCGCGCAACACCGAGATCGGCTTCGTGTTTCAGGCCTTTCACCTGCTGCCGCGCCTGAACCTGCTTGAGAACGTGGAAGTGCCGCTGACGTACGCCGGGGTGCCGCCCCGGGAGCGGCGGGAACGGGCCATGCAGGTGCTGTCCCGCGTCGGCCTGGAAAGCAAGGCCCGGAGCCTGCCGTCCCAGATCAGCGGGGGCCAGAAGCAGCGCGTCGCCGTGGCCCGCGCTCTCGCCGGCAGCCCGCGCCTGCTGCTGGCCGACGAGCCCACCGGGAACCTTGACACCCGCACGAGCGAGGAGGTCATGGCCCTGTTCAGCGAACTGCACGCCGAAGGGACGACGGTGGTGATCGTCACCCACGAGGACGACATCGGCGCCTACGCCGAACGGGTGATCCGGGTGCGCGACGGCCTGATCGAACGCGACCTGCGCCAGAGCCCCAGGCTCAGGAGGCGGTCATGA
- a CDS encoding ABC transporter permease: MTVTPVAPAPEVSTPGAPPARRGGIGFGGALVIAWRAIVGTPMRSVLTALGVIIGVAAVVALTAIGQGSTAGVTRNLESLGTNLLTVQSARGRPGGTLVRGGPSQTVTVEDAEALAEAFGTRVAGVAPTAQSNLQAKYGSSNTQVSVTGTWPSFETVRNSPVETGSYFTQADVDGRKRTAVIGRQVLMDLFGEDAAPDDALGQRVRLGSVSFTVVGVLPDKGNSGFGNANSQVLVPLSTFTQRFARTNSAGGKPTVNNVYIQATSAKDLTALQADVTVLLSERHDQTDPENLDFQVQNQADSLASLSAVTNTLTILVGAIAGISLLVGGIGIMNIMLVSVTERTREIGVRKALGAKPRDILTQFLVEASLLSVGGGMIGMLLGVAAAYAGNFFSIAPVFSPIPMIVAFVFSALVGVFFGYYPAARAARLDPVDSLRYE; the protein is encoded by the coding sequence ATGACCGTGACTCCTGTGGCTCCGGCCCCTGAGGTGAGTACCCCAGGGGCCCCCCCCGCGCGGCGCGGGGGCATCGGGTTCGGAGGCGCCCTGGTCATTGCGTGGCGCGCGATCGTCGGGACCCCCATGCGCTCCGTGCTCACCGCCCTCGGGGTCATCATCGGCGTGGCGGCGGTCGTTGCCCTGACGGCCATCGGCCAGGGCAGCACCGCGGGCGTCACTCGCAACCTCGAGTCGCTGGGCACCAACCTGCTCACCGTTCAAAGCGCACGTGGGCGCCCCGGCGGCACGCTCGTGCGGGGTGGCCCAAGCCAGACGGTCACCGTCGAGGACGCCGAGGCGCTGGCCGAGGCCTTTGGCACGCGCGTGGCCGGGGTGGCCCCCACTGCCCAGAGCAACCTCCAGGCCAAGTACGGCAGCAGCAACACCCAGGTCAGCGTCACCGGCACCTGGCCGAGCTTCGAAACGGTGCGCAACAGCCCGGTCGAAACGGGCAGCTACTTCACGCAGGCGGACGTGGACGGCCGCAAGCGCACGGCCGTGATTGGCCGTCAGGTCCTGATGGACCTGTTCGGTGAAGACGCGGCCCCCGACGACGCCCTGGGGCAGCGCGTCCGCCTGGGCAGCGTGAGTTTCACCGTGGTGGGCGTCCTGCCCGATAAGGGCAACAGCGGCTTCGGTAACGCCAACAGCCAGGTGCTGGTCCCACTCAGCACCTTCACGCAGCGCTTCGCGCGCACCAACAGTGCCGGCGGGAAACCCACCGTCAACAACGTCTACATTCAGGCCACTTCCGCCAAGGACCTCACCGCGCTGCAGGCGGACGTCACCGTCCTGCTGTCCGAACGCCACGACCAGACCGACCCGGAGAACCTGGACTTCCAGGTGCAGAACCAGGCCGATTCCCTGGCCAGCCTCAGCGCCGTGACCAACACCCTCACCATCCTGGTCGGGGCCATCGCCGGCATCAGCCTGCTGGTGGGCGGCATCGGCATCATGAACATCATGCTGGTCTCCGTGACCGAACGCACCCGTGAAATCGGGGTGCGCAAGGCGCTGGGGGCCAAACCGCGCGACATCCTCACGCAGTTTCTGGTGGAAGCGTCGCTGCTCTCCGTGGGCGGCGGGATGATCGGCATGCTGCTCGGGGTGGCCGCGGCTTATGCCGGCAACTTCTTCAGCATCGCCCCGGTCTTCTCTCCGATCCCCATGATCGTCGCCTTCGTCTTCAGCGCGCTGGTGGGCGTGTTCTTCGGCTACTACCCGGCCGCGCGGGCTGCCCGGCTCGACCCGGTCGACAGCCTCCGCTACGAATAA
- a CDS encoding cupin domain-containing protein yields MIAQAQVRRVTPEDGHVLVNPIGGRMVLKIPDVLTAGSYSIHDNVLPPRSPGPRPHLHRGHEEVFYVLSGELTLRLAHETLQAEAGSFIVVPRGVVHQPSNPGGQETHVLLIFSPGGMDRFFVEAAADRHPLQVRPVTAEQRTRLEAFTDRYGYEFADFEEEVSGPFSPEVGSAS; encoded by the coding sequence ATGATCGCTCAAGCGCAGGTCCGCAGGGTTACACCGGAGGACGGCCACGTCCTCGTCAACCCCATCGGGGGACGCATGGTCCTCAAGATTCCCGACGTTCTGACGGCCGGCTCGTACTCCATTCACGACAATGTCCTGCCGCCCCGCTCCCCTGGCCCCCGGCCCCATCTGCACCGCGGCCATGAGGAAGTGTTTTACGTCCTTTCGGGCGAGTTGACCCTCCGGCTGGCGCACGAGACGCTCCAGGCGGAGGCCGGGTCGTTCATCGTCGTCCCGCGGGGCGTGGTGCATCAACCCTCCAACCCGGGCGGGCAGGAAACCCACGTGCTGCTGATCTTCTCCCCGGGCGGCATGGACCGGTTTTTCGTGGAAGCGGCGGCGGATCGTCACCCCTTGCAGGTCAGGCCGGTGACGGCCGAGCAGCGGACTCGGCTTGAGGCGTTTACGGACCGCTACGGCTACGAGTTCGCGGACTTTGAGGAAGAGGTGTCGGGCCCGTTCAGCCCGGAGGTCGGAAGCGCGTCCTGA
- a CDS encoding selenium-binding protein SBP56-related protein — translation MSSRTFRPDPTFYPSPSMAQDAPRETLAYVVEIDATGRTPDALVVLDLDPASPTYAQEVGRVDMPNLGDELHHFGWNACSAALCPTMPHPHVERRYLLIPGLRSSRVYVLDTKPDPRQPTIHKVIEPQDLAAKTGYSRPHTVHCGPDAVYMNALGSPSGDGPGGVFLLDHNTFEIKGAWEKNRGPQHLSYDFWWHLGHDTMLTSEWGTPNMVEQGLNPEILLAGGYGHCLHVWNLRTREHVRTLDLGPEQQMVLELRPAHDPRKTYGFVGVVTSLADLSASVWLWHLDGDEWKIQKVIEVPAEPADAADLPPLLQGFGAVPPLITDINLSLDDRFLYVSCWGTGELRQYDVSDPFQPRLVGSVHLGGIVRRTGHPRASGPLTGGPQMVEVSRDGQRVYVTNSLYVSWDDQFYTSGIRGWAAKLDVQPGGGLTLDPDFLVDFGEKRAHQVRLQGGDASSDSFCYPNP, via the coding sequence ATGTCCTCCCGTACCTTCCGGCCCGACCCCACCTTCTACCCGTCGCCCAGCATGGCCCAGGACGCTCCGCGTGAGACGCTGGCCTACGTCGTGGAAATCGACGCCACAGGCCGCACGCCGGATGCCCTGGTCGTGCTCGACCTGGATCCCGCCTCACCCACCTACGCACAGGAAGTCGGCCGCGTGGACATGCCCAACCTGGGCGACGAACTGCACCACTTCGGCTGGAACGCCTGCAGCGCCGCGCTCTGCCCGACGATGCCGCATCCCCACGTGGAAAGGCGCTACCTGCTCATCCCCGGCCTGCGCTCGTCCAGGGTGTACGTTCTGGACACCAAGCCCGACCCCCGCCAGCCGACGATCCACAAGGTGATCGAACCGCAGGACCTGGCCGCCAAGACGGGGTACAGCCGCCCCCACACCGTGCACTGCGGGCCCGACGCCGTGTACATGAACGCCCTGGGCTCACCGTCCGGGGATGGCCCCGGCGGGGTTTTCCTGCTGGACCACAACACCTTCGAGATCAAGGGCGCCTGGGAGAAGAACCGGGGGCCTCAGCACCTGTCCTACGATTTCTGGTGGCATCTGGGGCACGACACCATGCTGACCTCGGAGTGGGGCACGCCCAACATGGTGGAACAGGGGCTCAATCCGGAGATCCTGCTGGCCGGAGGGTACGGCCACTGCCTGCACGTGTGGAACCTGCGCACGCGTGAGCACGTCAGGACACTGGACCTCGGCCCGGAGCAGCAGATGGTGCTGGAACTGCGCCCCGCGCACGACCCGCGGAAGACCTACGGGTTCGTGGGCGTGGTCACCAGCCTGGCGGACCTCTCGGCATCGGTGTGGCTCTGGCACCTCGACGGCGATGAATGGAAGATCCAGAAGGTCATCGAGGTGCCGGCTGAACCGGCCGACGCAGCGGACCTGCCCCCGCTGCTTCAGGGCTTCGGTGCCGTACCGCCCCTGATCACGGACATCAACCTCTCGCTGGACGACCGGTTCCTGTACGTGTCCTGCTGGGGTACCGGCGAACTCCGCCAGTACGACGTCAGCGATCCGTTCCAGCCGCGCCTGGTCGGGTCGGTGCACCTGGGCGGGATCGTGCGGCGCACCGGCCACCCACGCGCGAGCGGGCCGCTGACCGGCGGGCCGCAGATGGTGGAAGTGAGCCGCGACGGACAGCGCGTCTACGTCACCAACTCCCTGTACGTCTCCTGGGACGATCAGTTCTACACCTCCGGCATTCGCGGCTGGGCCGCCAAGCTGGACGTGCAGCCCGGGGGCGGCCTGACCCTCGATCCGGACTTCCTGGTGGACTTCGGTGAGAAGCGGGCGCATCAGGTGCGGCTGCAGGGCGGCGACGCCTCGTCTGATTCGTTCTGCTACCCCAACCCCTAG
- a CDS encoding HD domain-containing phosphohydrolase, whose protein sequence is MAFAVLVAFTVAHIIWTALGAPPEPWREGVAPLFYWPVYGLAAFLVWRAARASPPALARFWTWTGLGLAAWGAGQVTFTVLAALGIRGFPHPAAFLYLAAPPCFALGMLSLVRASARPVPLARYVLDTALVVLILGHLLWEVSGQATAQGYAGKPVALILALAFPAMDLLLAAMLTVLALARPLLLNGVQLLLLIGAFLSFLLGDVLWAVLLANGQYRLGHPLDSLWSLAAALIGVSAASRLNYGPSLFRSGSRRIGWTLSPHYLIALGYVAYVITHFTGHTPDRLDETLLVGVTVLFAARQLLVLTENHTLQQDLLHSQSHLNAVMTTMSEAIYLKDRQGRYTMLNPAARQLLESRTSTAPGVTDTDLFPDQAERILTMDRQVMRTLEPVTYEMPFPALQRVMLTTKHPFVVEGELLGVLGVSRDITRQRDLEGELERQVRRTGSILESLPSAFVALDHQWRFTYINPVAAQLLRRPPEGLVGRPVWKILPDVIGADLSRQLRQALQERSVQFEVQSPVTGHWYDVSAAPTEDGTAVSFVDVTHRKAMEASLRSANEDLEQRVRERTADLERLAYRDVLTGLPSRRAFEEAFEEAARRGREFQLLLLDLDELKAVNDQAGHAQGDRLLECFGAALQEVFRPQGQVYRQGGDEFVVLVIGQMFDAGQVREVMDRVRQHTGACGFPSVRASIGAAVFPTDARSPNDLLRLADQRMLRDKAAHRTVQGLRGEHLLLRDSHLTADMMWNALRAASALIRADEVIDGVGWQAFLQAAVTALPSAEAGSLYVLEGASFVVRAQVGYSEALLGVSHSVEAMSRWYGPGQNWGVGQARVLRGAASIRAAAHLPQEWIDGADHGKAVQHLTDLAHLQASLCVPVLVSGAVVAVINLDNLRSDQAFESYELDIAEEFGRQVAAILTMRDRRAREADRTQELEVLAHANAALSLVQDSHELERMLVEETKALFRTEHAAFARYDERENVLHLVACSGLYETFPHRVIPEGQGISWQAIDAGQVLRVERLDQDPRIHTPSAVPDGTLLSAPLFSAPNAPIGVLLVVRSAPHSFSPLDERLLGALASAGVTAFERLRVTAEEQRRSDELRVLADLASHVGLADDVSAVARECLTVSRTFLDADLALFTCVERAVEVTVGTSPGHHPQVAETCHHESTLTFLRQAAGAPLRATPLLAQRADMPAELARAGVQGLVEVPVLERGRPVGRISLIWFRPLRELPRPAEALLTRSAELIGQVLDREAHLADLEATREGALLALGLSLELRDFETAGHTERVVSLAVRIGETLGLSAAQLEDLRLGAYLHDIGKLAVPDTVLLKPGKLNAEEWQLMQQHSVVGDELVSRIPTVPPGARAVVRHHHERWDGTGYPDRLAGPAIPLGARIFSVADVYDALTSARPYKSAWTVTAAVTELRQQAGRQFDPEVIGAALRVLSPGMNEDDETRPAGA, encoded by the coding sequence ATGGCCTTCGCGGTTCTGGTGGCGTTCACCGTCGCCCACATCATCTGGACGGCGCTGGGGGCGCCGCCGGAACCCTGGCGTGAAGGCGTCGCGCCCCTGTTTTACTGGCCGGTGTACGGGCTGGCTGCGTTCCTGGTATGGCGGGCTGCCCGGGCGAGTCCTCCTGCCCTGGCCCGGTTCTGGACCTGGACGGGGCTGGGGCTGGCGGCCTGGGGCGCTGGACAGGTCACCTTCACTGTACTCGCCGCTCTGGGGATCCGTGGTTTTCCGCACCCGGCGGCCTTCCTGTATCTGGCGGCCCCGCCGTGTTTCGCCCTGGGCATGCTCTCCCTCGTGCGTGCCTCCGCGCGCCCCGTGCCTCTGGCCAGGTACGTGCTGGACACCGCGCTCGTGGTGTTGATCCTCGGTCACCTGCTCTGGGAGGTGAGCGGCCAGGCGACTGCCCAGGGCTACGCGGGAAAGCCCGTGGCGCTCATCCTCGCCCTGGCCTTTCCGGCCATGGACCTGCTCCTGGCGGCCATGCTGACGGTGCTGGCGCTCGCCCGTCCCCTCCTCCTGAACGGCGTTCAGCTGCTCCTTCTGATCGGCGCTTTCCTGAGCTTCCTGCTCGGTGACGTCCTCTGGGCCGTATTGCTCGCCAACGGCCAGTACCGGCTGGGGCATCCTCTCGACAGCCTGTGGAGCCTCGCTGCGGCCCTGATCGGCGTCAGTGCCGCCTCCCGCCTCAACTACGGGCCGTCCCTCTTCCGGAGCGGGTCAAGACGGATCGGGTGGACCCTCAGTCCCCATTACCTCATCGCGCTGGGCTACGTCGCCTACGTGATCACGCACTTCACCGGTCACACCCCGGACCGGCTGGACGAAACGCTGCTGGTGGGCGTCACCGTGCTGTTCGCCGCACGGCAACTGCTGGTCCTGACGGAGAACCACACCCTGCAGCAGGACCTGCTGCACAGCCAGTCGCACCTGAACGCCGTCATGACCACCATGTCCGAGGCCATCTACCTGAAAGACCGCCAGGGCCGGTACACGATGCTGAACCCGGCCGCCCGCCAGCTCCTCGAGTCCCGGACCTCCACGGCGCCTGGCGTGACGGACACGGACCTCTTTCCTGATCAGGCCGAGCGCATTCTGACCATGGACCGGCAGGTCATGCGAACGCTTGAGCCGGTGACCTACGAGATGCCGTTCCCGGCGCTGCAGCGCGTCATGCTGACGACCAAACATCCCTTCGTCGTGGAGGGAGAACTTCTTGGTGTCCTGGGCGTCAGCCGGGACATCACGCGGCAACGTGACCTGGAAGGAGAGCTGGAGCGTCAGGTGCGCCGGACGGGCAGCATCCTCGAAAGTCTTCCCAGTGCGTTCGTGGCCCTGGACCACCAGTGGCGTTTCACGTACATCAATCCCGTCGCGGCGCAGCTGCTTCGTCGCCCGCCCGAGGGCCTCGTCGGCCGGCCGGTGTGGAAGATCCTCCCTGACGTGATCGGCGCTGACCTGTCGCGGCAGCTCAGGCAGGCCCTGCAGGAACGCTCCGTCCAGTTCGAGGTCCAGTCCCCCGTCACCGGGCACTGGTACGACGTCTCGGCCGCACCCACCGAGGACGGCACGGCGGTGTCGTTCGTCGACGTGACTCACCGCAAGGCGATGGAGGCATCGCTGCGCAGCGCAAACGAGGACCTCGAGCAGCGGGTCAGGGAACGCACCGCGGACCTGGAACGCCTGGCCTACCGGGACGTGCTGACGGGCCTGCCCAGTCGGCGGGCGTTCGAGGAGGCGTTCGAGGAAGCCGCGCGGCGGGGCCGGGAGTTTCAGCTGCTGCTGCTCGACCTCGACGAGCTCAAGGCCGTGAATGACCAGGCGGGGCACGCGCAGGGAGACCGCCTCCTTGAATGCTTCGGAGCGGCCCTTCAGGAGGTGTTCCGCCCCCAGGGTCAGGTGTACCGGCAGGGGGGCGATGAGTTCGTCGTCCTGGTTATCGGCCAGATGTTCGATGCCGGCCAGGTACGCGAGGTCATGGACCGGGTCCGGCAGCACACGGGCGCGTGTGGGTTTCCCTCCGTGCGGGCCTCGATCGGAGCCGCTGTCTTTCCCACCGATGCCCGCTCGCCCAACGACCTGCTGCGGCTGGCCGACCAGCGCATGCTGCGCGACAAGGCGGCCCACCGTACCGTGCAGGGGCTGAGAGGCGAGCATCTTCTCCTGCGCGATTCCCACCTGACCGCGGACATGATGTGGAACGCCCTGCGCGCCGCCTCGGCCCTGATCAGGGCCGACGAGGTGATTGACGGGGTGGGATGGCAGGCCTTCTTGCAGGCGGCGGTCACCGCTCTGCCCAGCGCCGAGGCGGGGTCCCTGTACGTGCTGGAGGGCGCGTCGTTTGTCGTGCGGGCCCAGGTGGGGTATTCCGAGGCGCTGCTGGGCGTCTCTCACTCCGTGGAGGCCATGAGCCGCTGGTATGGCCCGGGGCAGAACTGGGGCGTGGGACAGGCGCGGGTCCTGCGGGGAGCGGCGTCCATTCGGGCAGCCGCCCACCTCCCACAGGAGTGGATCGACGGTGCGGACCATGGGAAAGCTGTCCAGCACCTGACGGATCTCGCGCACCTTCAGGCGTCCCTGTGCGTGCCCGTGCTGGTCTCCGGGGCGGTGGTGGCCGTGATCAACCTGGACAACCTCCGTTCCGACCAGGCCTTCGAATCCTATGAACTGGACATCGCCGAAGAGTTCGGGCGTCAGGTGGCGGCCATCCTGACGATGCGTGACCGGCGCGCCCGGGAGGCGGACCGGACCCAGGAACTCGAAGTGCTCGCGCACGCCAATGCCGCCCTCAGCCTCGTTCAGGATTCGCATGAACTGGAGCGGATGCTCGTCGAGGAAACCAAGGCCCTCTTCCGCACGGAGCATGCCGCGTTCGCCAGGTACGACGAGCGGGAAAACGTTCTTCACCTGGTGGCCTGCTCCGGTTTGTACGAGACGTTTCCGCACCGGGTGATTCCCGAGGGGCAGGGCATTTCCTGGCAGGCCATCGATGCTGGTCAGGTGCTGCGCGTCGAACGCCTGGACCAGGACCCGAGAATTCATACCCCCAGCGCCGTGCCGGACGGCACCCTGCTCTCCGCGCCGCTGTTCAGCGCGCCGAACGCGCCGATCGGGGTCCTGCTGGTCGTCCGCTCCGCCCCGCACTCCTTCAGCCCCCTGGACGAGCGCCTCCTGGGCGCACTGGCCTCCGCCGGGGTGACGGCTTTCGAGCGGCTCCGGGTGACCGCCGAAGAGCAGCGCCGCTCCGATGAACTGCGCGTCCTGGCGGACCTGGCGTCCCACGTCGGACTCGCGGACGACGTGAGCGCCGTGGCCCGGGAGTGCCTGACGGTCAGCCGCACCTTCCTGGACGCCGACCTGGCCCTGTTCACCTGTGTGGAGCGGGCGGTGGAGGTCACCGTGGGGACTTCTCCCGGGCACCACCCGCAGGTGGCGGAAACCTGCCATCACGAATCGACCCTCACCTTCCTGCGGCAAGCCGCTGGGGCACCACTGCGGGCGACCCCTCTCCTGGCTCAAAGGGCGGACATGCCAGCGGAACTGGCGCGCGCCGGCGTCCAGGGCCTGGTCGAGGTGCCCGTCCTGGAGCGCGGGCGTCCCGTGGGGCGGATCTCGCTGATCTGGTTCCGGCCCCTGCGCGAGCTGCCCCGACCGGCGGAAGCGCTGCTCACCCGTTCCGCAGAGCTGATCGGGCAGGTGCTCGACCGGGAAGCCCACCTGGCTGACCTGGAGGCCACCCGGGAAGGAGCGCTGCTGGCCCTGGGCCTGTCCCTGGAACTCCGGGACTTCGAAACGGCGGGGCACACCGAACGCGTCGTGTCCCTGGCCGTCCGGATCGGGGAGACCCTGGGGTTGAGTGCGGCACAGCTGGAAGACCTCCGCCTCGGGGCTTACCTTCATGACATCGGCAAGCTGGCGGTCCCCGACACTGTCCTGCTCAAGCCCGGCAAACTCAACGCCGAGGAGTGGCAGCTGATGCAGCAGCACTCGGTGGTCGGGGACGAACTGGTCAGCCGGATTCCGACCGTTCCCCCGGGCGCCCGGGCCGTCGTCCGCCACCATCACGAACGCTGGGACGGCACGGGCTACCCGGACCGTCTGGCAGGTCCCGCCATTCCGCTGGGCGCGCGCATTTTCAGCGTGGCGGACGTGTATGACGCCCTGACGAGTGCCCGGCCGTACAAATCGGCCTGGACGGTCACGGCAGCAGTCACAGAGTTGCGGCAGCAGGCTGGACGCCAGTTCGACCCCGAAGTGATCGGCGCGGCCTTGCGCGTCCTGTCGCCCGGGATGAACGAGGACGACGAAACCAGGCCCGCAGGGGCCTGA
- a CDS encoding VOC family protein encodes MQVTQSALSLNVPDPDASAGFLQRHFGFQVEMAIDGVVSLKRADVGFNLIYLRTGLSTFKPASHAGSAGHGLLVVFVVDDIDDQYARLQSEGAPIVTPIETEDWGERYFQTQDPNGVLYQLVQWMTEEEPATPT; translated from the coding sequence ATGCAAGTGACCCAGTCTGCCCTGTCCCTGAACGTCCCCGACCCCGACGCCTCCGCCGGGTTCTTGCAGCGCCATTTCGGCTTCCAGGTGGAGATGGCCATCGACGGCGTGGTCTCCCTCAAACGGGCCGACGTGGGCTTCAACCTGATCTACCTGCGGACTGGCCTGTCCACCTTCAAACCCGCCAGCCACGCCGGCTCAGCTGGCCATGGCCTCCTGGTGGTGTTCGTCGTGGACGATATTGACGATCAGTACGCCCGCCTGCAGAGCGAAGGTGCCCCGATCGTCACGCCGATCGAAACGGAGGACTGGGGGGAACGGTACTTCCAGACCCAGGACCCCAATGGCGTGCTCTACCAACTCGTGCAGTGGATGACCGAGGAAGAGCCCGCCACGCCGACCTGA
- a CDS encoding TetR/AcrR family transcriptional regulator codes for MPDPGTPSDPTRVLALLWGPQTKTGRSGLSVKTIVRAAITLADQHGIEAVSMRRVADHLSVGTMSLYTHVPGKPELTELMIDTVYGELYGDADQCPRSPAWREGLTLVAETHWAMLHRHPWLLDIPTTRPVLGPNGTRKYNADLQVLDGIGLTDVEMDAALTLVLTHVEGSARLAINQTRERRNSGVTDEEWWTVNAPLLEQVMDARRFPVASRVGQAAGAAHGAAVNPDLTFRFGLTCLLDGLGVLLEGRRQA; via the coding sequence ATGCCCGATCCCGGCACACCCAGCGATCCCACCCGGGTTCTTGCCCTCCTGTGGGGGCCCCAGACCAAAACCGGCCGGTCGGGGCTGAGCGTCAAAACGATCGTCCGCGCTGCGATTACCCTGGCCGATCAGCACGGCATCGAGGCCGTGTCCATGCGCCGGGTTGCCGACCACCTCAGCGTCGGCACGATGAGCCTGTACACCCACGTTCCAGGCAAACCGGAACTCACCGAACTGATGATCGACACCGTCTATGGCGAGCTGTACGGTGATGCGGACCAATGCCCCCGGTCACCGGCATGGCGCGAGGGGCTGACGCTCGTTGCCGAGACCCACTGGGCGATGCTGCACCGCCATCCCTGGCTGCTCGACATCCCCACCACCCGCCCGGTGCTGGGGCCCAACGGCACCCGCAAGTACAATGCGGACCTCCAGGTGCTCGACGGCATCGGCCTGACCGACGTGGAGATGGACGCCGCCCTGACCCTCGTCCTGACCCATGTCGAAGGGAGTGCCCGGCTCGCCATCAACCAGACCCGGGAAAGGCGGAACAGCGGCGTGACCGATGAGGAATGGTGGACCGTCAATGCCCCTCTCCTGGAGCAGGTCATGGATGCCCGCCGGTTCCCGGTCGCCAGCCGCGTCGGCCAGGCGGCCGGAGCAGCGCACGGGGCTGCGGTAAACCCGGACCTGACGTTCCGCTTCGGGCTGACATGTCTGCTCGACGGCCTTGGCGTCCTGCTGGAAGGCCGCCGGCAAGCGTGA
- the wrbA gene encoding NAD(P)H:quinone oxidoreductase, producing the protein MPIPIKLAIVYYSTYGTNHAMAEAAAEAARQAGAEVRVVKVRETAPQDVVNSQDAWKAQQERTAHVQEATPDDLEWADAILLSSPTRFGGAASQIRAYIDTLGGLWGTGKLANKTFSAMTSAQNPNGGQETTLQTLYVTAMHWGAILVPPGYTDPVIFASGGNPYGASVTADGGPLKDTDIASIQHQARRLVEVTQQLKR; encoded by the coding sequence ATGCCCATCCCCATCAAGCTCGCCATCGTCTACTACAGCACCTACGGCACCAACCACGCCATGGCCGAAGCCGCCGCCGAAGCCGCCCGCCAGGCCGGCGCCGAGGTCCGCGTCGTGAAAGTGCGCGAAACCGCGCCCCAGGACGTCGTGAACAGCCAGGACGCCTGGAAGGCCCAGCAGGAACGCACCGCCCACGTCCAGGAAGCCACGCCCGACGACCTCGAATGGGCCGACGCCATCCTCCTGAGCAGCCCTACCCGCTTCGGCGGCGCCGCCAGCCAGATCCGCGCCTACATCGACACCCTCGGGGGGCTGTGGGGCACCGGGAAACTCGCCAACAAGACCTTCAGCGCCATGACCAGTGCGCAGAACCCCAACGGCGGTCAGGAAACCACCCTGCAGACCCTGTATGTCACCGCCATGCACTGGGGCGCCATTCTGGTGCCGCCCGGCTACACCGACCCGGTCATCTTCGCCTCCGGTGGCAACCCGTACGGCGCGAGCGTGACGGCCGACGGCGGCCCCCTGAAGGACACCGACATCGCCAGCATCCAGCACCAGGCCCGGCGCCTCGTCGAAGTCACGCAGCAGCTCAAGCGCTGA